From one Cyanobacterium stanieri PCC 7202 genomic stretch:
- a CDS encoding hypothetical protein (PFAM: Protein of unknown function (DUF3038)~KEGG: cyc:PCC7424_4010 hypothetical protein~SPTR: Putative uncharacterized protein) gives MSSEPLNNILPENENSLNNYLQLIYIGLLSLNIETKLSVLPQNQTDLNFVITSVIKIVKKNDELIHRAVSLWEQIENSDDKNNYYGIVRDYLDNFNKITADSDKFTVNLGQKDIFTVALKILTDLLFYSSISGERLLRDKLELLFKENITPVEDDEI, from the coding sequence ATGTCCTCTGAGCCACTAAATAATATATTGCCAGAAAATGAAAACTCCTTAAATAACTATTTACAGTTAATTTATATTGGTTTATTATCTTTAAATATTGAAACAAAACTGAGTGTATTACCTCAAAATCAAACAGACTTAAATTTTGTAATTACCTCTGTTATTAAAATAGTTAAAAAAAATGATGAATTAATTCATCGGGCAGTTTCCCTTTGGGAACAAATCGAAAATTCTGATGATAAAAATAATTATTATGGAATAGTCAGGGATTATCTTGATAATTTTAATAAAATTACCGCAGATAGTGATAAATTTACCGTTAATTTAGGACAAAAAGACATCTTTACAGTGGCATTAAAAATATTAACGGATCTATTGTTTTATAGTAGTATATCTGGGGAAAGGTTATTAAGAGATAAATTAGAATTATTATTCAAAGAAAATATTACCCCCGTAGAAGATGATGAAATTTAA
- a CDS encoding biotin/acetyl-CoA-carboxylase ligase (PFAM: Biotin/lipoate A/B protein ligase family~TIGRFAM: birA, biotin-[acetyl-CoA-carboxylase] ligase region~COGs: COG0340 Biotin-(acetyl-CoA carboxylase) ligase~InterPro IPR004143:IPR004408~KEGG: cyp:PCC8801_2770 biotin/acetyl-CoA-carboxylase ligase~PFAM: biotin/lipoate A/B protein ligase~SPTR: Biotin/acetyl-CoA-carboxylase ligase;~TIGRFAM: biotin/acetyl-CoA-carboxylase ligase) has translation MEKITIELSSRVSFLSDNKIVCYVYESLASTNTQAWELCNQENWDSAFVVVAKQQTAGKGQRGNVWQSSLGGLYLTVVFPPQINLVKVNHLTLFSALGITENFNKYKVPVKIKWLNDLMLLNKKLGGILSEVRSQNGIIKRSIIGVGINWKNSLNLSSSTSLSSYYQNNNPALIESSGQLLKVVVDGIFQGYNNYVKQGINCLLQRYNNYLIYQNQEVIYNNLQGKVLGVDYNSNLMVKFSAMGSSSKVLFSPDEYAISPYRDGKISNIFERK, from the coding sequence ATGGAAAAAATTACTATCGAATTGTCTTCTCGAGTTAGTTTTCTTTCGGACAATAAAATTGTATGTTATGTATATGAATCTTTAGCCTCTACTAATACTCAAGCATGGGAATTGTGCAATCAGGAAAATTGGGATAGTGCTTTTGTGGTGGTGGCAAAACAACAAACTGCTGGAAAAGGACAACGGGGTAATGTGTGGCAGTCTTCTCTGGGGGGATTATATTTAACGGTGGTTTTTCCTCCTCAAATAAATTTGGTAAAGGTAAATCACCTCACTCTTTTTTCGGCGTTAGGTATCACAGAGAATTTTAATAAATATAAAGTCCCTGTAAAAATTAAATGGTTAAATGATTTGATGTTGCTAAACAAAAAATTAGGAGGAATTTTATCGGAGGTGCGTAGTCAAAATGGCATAATTAAACGTAGTATAATTGGGGTAGGTATTAATTGGAAAAATAGTCTTAATTTGAGTAGTAGCACAAGTTTAAGTAGTTATTATCAAAATAATAATCCTGCCTTGATTGAGTCCTCTGGACAATTATTAAAAGTTGTTGTAGATGGTATTTTTCAAGGTTATAATAATTATGTAAAACAAGGAATTAATTGTTTATTGCAAAGGTATAACAATTATTTAATTTATCAAAATCAAGAGGTTATTTATAATAATTTACAAGGGAAAGTTTTAGGGGTTGATTATAATAGTAATTTGATGGTCAAGTTTTCTGCCATGGGTTCTAGTAGTAAGGTTTTATTTTCTCCTGATGAGTATGCTATTAGTCCTTATCGAGATGGAAAAATCAGTAATATTTTTGAGAGAAAATGA
- a CDS encoding Mov34/MPN/PAD-1 family protein (PFAM: Mov34/MPN/PAD-1 family~COGs: COG1310 metal-dependent protease of the PAD1/JAB1 superfamily~InterPro IPR000555~KEGG: cyc:PCC7424_2183 Mov34/MPN/PAD-1 family protein~SMART: Mov34/MPN/PAD-1 family protein~SPTR: Mov34/MPN/PAD-1 family protein): MIKINNSDLDYIKAQGILHYPNECCGVLVGKKEGNTKILIKVIATINDWDNQRDVLREMMDKPDYGKRENFAIAPETMLQIQKEARGENLDIIGIYHSHPNHPAMPSEFDRAIAWEGYSYIIMSVVEKQIKELYCWQLRENREFQLEKITIWQCQKRTPVKFIKKKKPTEINGR; encoded by the coding sequence ATGATTAAGATTAATAATAGTGATTTGGACTATATTAAGGCTCAGGGAATATTGCATTATCCCAATGAATGTTGCGGAGTTTTGGTGGGTAAAAAAGAGGGCAACACAAAGATTTTAATAAAAGTAATTGCCACTATCAATGACTGGGATAATCAACGGGATGTGTTGCGGGAGATGATGGATAAACCTGATTATGGTAAAAGGGAGAATTTTGCGATCGCCCCTGAAACTATGTTACAAATCCAAAAGGAAGCTAGAGGGGAAAATCTGGATATTATCGGCATTTACCACTCCCATCCTAATCATCCAGCCATGCCTTCCGAGTTTGACAGGGCGATCGCCTGGGAAGGATATTCTTATATAATCATGTCAGTGGTGGAAAAACAGATCAAAGAATTATATTGTTGGCAACTTAGGGAAAACAGGGAATTCCAACTAGAAAAAATAACTATCTGGCAGTGTCAAAAGAGGACTCCCGTTAAATTTATCAAGAAAAAAAAGCCCACAGAAATTAACGGGAGATGA
- a CDS encoding transposase IS891/IS1136/IS1341 family (PFAM: Helix-turn-helix domain; Putative transposase DNA-binding domain; Probable transposase~COGs: COG0675 Transposase and inactivated derivatives~InterPro IPR001959:IPR010095~KEGG: mar:MAE_44590 transposase~PFAM: transposase IS891/IS1136/IS1341 family; transposase IS605 OrfB~SPTR: Transposase) encodes MITLTYQFRLKLNRQQTQEVEHILTVCKSVYNYALAERKAWYNSRKSLVDRCSLFAEYIIPANAPYPSYNNQAKNLTIAKKTNPDLKSVNAQVLQQTLKTLDKAFSDMKSKGYGFPRFKKQMKSFVFPAMLKNCLAEGRIKLPQLGWLRIKQSRDYPTGFEPKQARIVKKASGYYLMIAFQSKESCPSAPVGKVSLGIDAGIESFIATDRGELIKAPKFLLKAQSKLKLLQRLLKHKIKGSNNWLKLQNKIAKIHEKVTNTRRDWHFKLANYLCDLTDNIFVEDINFVSWSRGIVRKQSLDSGIGQFINEILPYICWKRSKFYLKVDKNGTSQECSNCGNHTGKKHLGERVHNCQYCSYTAPRDVVSAEVIRNRGLIAVGHTVSKNAYGDVLTGIRQGNLLNLVKCL; translated from the coding sequence GTGATTACCTTAACTTACCAGTTCAGGCTAAAACTAAATAGACAACAAACTCAAGAAGTTGAGCATATTTTGACTGTCTGTAAGTCGGTTTACAATTACGCTTTAGCTGAAAGAAAGGCTTGGTATAACAGCCGTAAATCACTGGTTGATCGTTGTTCATTATTTGCTGAGTATATAATCCCCGCTAACGCACCATATCCTAGTTATAACAACCAAGCAAAAAACTTAACCATTGCCAAGAAAACTAACCCAGATTTAAAATCTGTTAATGCTCAAGTATTACAACAAACTCTGAAAACTTTAGATAAAGCATTCTCCGATATGAAGTCTAAGGGTTATGGCTTTCCTAGATTTAAAAAGCAAATGAAAAGTTTTGTTTTCCCTGCCATGCTAAAAAATTGTTTAGCTGAAGGTAGGATTAAGTTACCACAATTAGGCTGGTTAAGAATTAAACAGTCAAGAGATTATCCTACCGGATTTGAGCCTAAACAAGCTCGTATTGTGAAAAAAGCATCAGGGTATTATCTGATGATTGCTTTTCAATCTAAAGAATCTTGTCCATCAGCACCTGTGGGAAAAGTTAGTTTAGGAATTGATGCAGGAATTGAATCATTTATTGCTACAGATAGAGGAGAGTTAATCAAAGCCCCTAAGTTTTTGTTAAAAGCACAGAGTAAGCTGAAATTGCTACAAAGACTCTTGAAACATAAGATTAAAGGCTCTAATAATTGGTTAAAACTCCAAAACAAGATAGCAAAAATCCACGAAAAAGTTACTAACACACGCCGTGATTGGCATTTTAAGTTAGCTAATTACCTCTGCGATTTGACTGACAACATTTTTGTGGAGGATATAAATTTTGTTTCTTGGAGTCGAGGGATTGTGAGAAAGCAATCTTTAGACTCGGGTATAGGGCAGTTTATTAATGAAATATTGCCTTATATCTGCTGGAAAAGAAGTAAGTTTTATCTCAAGGTTGACAAAAACGGAACATCTCAAGAATGTAGTAACTGTGGTAATCATACGGGCAAAAAGCATTTAGGGGAAAGAGTGCATAATTGTCAGTATTGCAGTTATACCGCACCAAGAGATGTGGTTAGTGCAGAGGTAATTAGAAATAGAGGATTAATTGCGGTAGGGCATACCGTGAGTAAAAATGCTTACGGAGACGTACTAACGGGGATTAGACAAGGCAATTTGCTTAATCTAGTTAAGTGTCTGTGA
- a CDS encoding hypothetical protein (KEGG: cyp:PCC8801_0035 hypothetical protein~SPTR: Putative uncharacterized protein) translates to MVTSEEEMNRLRLKTKIKYPPYFDRIIFLIAATYLIVVGAWLYRQYRQSIIVRNQESSDINYQNLGEDNLNEENPSLEIPVNLNPGEIPPLPSVLDNSPPEISALPIPTPPPLVNGMDLMPPPLESTAQIPDQIPQSLPTPPPPTPVTPSRPNTVPIISNNDFPPPPPINNSTSENVETTSATNNSQKKNALVGVIQLPDGAGFALFNINNITERVPVGNAIASTGWTLGSIYDNEVIINRNNQSLSLRVGESF, encoded by the coding sequence GTGGTGACATCGGAGGAGGAAATGAATAGATTAAGATTAAAAACAAAAATTAAATATCCCCCCTATTTTGATCGGATTATATTTCTCATCGCTGCCACATATCTGATTGTGGTCGGTGCTTGGTTGTACAGACAATATCGTCAATCCATAATTGTCAGAAATCAAGAGTCATCAGATATAAATTACCAAAACCTTGGGGAAGATAACCTGAATGAAGAAAATCCCTCCCTAGAAATTCCCGTCAATCTAAATCCGGGAGAAATTCCTCCCTTACCCTCTGTCTTAGATAACTCTCCCCCCGAAATTTCCGCGTTACCTATTCCTACCCCCCCACCTTTAGTTAATGGCATGGACTTGATGCCACCACCCCTAGAGTCAACGGCACAAATTCCCGACCAAATACCCCAATCGTTACCCACGCCACCTCCCCCAACCCCTGTAACCCCATCTCGTCCAAACACTGTTCCAATTATTAGCAATAATGACTTTCCGCCCCCTCCTCCCATCAACAACTCTACTTCTGAGAATGTGGAAACCACCTCAGCAACTAATAATAGTCAAAAGAAAAACGCTTTAGTAGGAGTCATTCAGTTACCCGATGGTGCAGGTTTTGCCCTTTTTAATATTAATAATATTACAGAAAGAGTACCCGTGGGTAATGCGATCGCCTCTACGGGATGGACTTTGGGCAGTATTTACGATAACGAAGTAATTATTAATCGTAACAATCAATCCCTTAGTTTACGGGTAGGAGAAAGTTTTTAA
- a CDS encoding UDP-N-acetylmuramate dehydrogenase (PFAM: FAD binding domain; UDP-N-acetylenolpyruvoylglucosamine reductase, C-terminal domain~TIGRFAM: UDP-N-acetylenolpyruvoylglucosamine reductase~COGs: COG0812 UDP-N-acetylmuramate dehydrogenase~InterPro IPR016166:IPR003170:IPR006094:IPR011601~KEGG: cyc:PCC7424_2223 UDP-N-acetylenolpyruvoylglucosamine reductase~PFAM: UDP-N-acetylenolpyruvoylglucosamine reductase domain-containing protein; FAD linked oxidase domain protein~PRIAM: UDP-N-acetylmuramate dehydrogenase~SPTR: UDP-N-acetylenolpyruvoylglucosamine reductase;~TIGRFAM: UDP-N-acetylenolpyruvoylglucosamine reductase): MAIAPNTPITDSLTNPISLPYTDCVIHQKVHLAPYTSYRVGGKAQWYAEPKAWDDIQEIFSWINKQQIPFTCLGKGSNLLICDQGIKGLVLNTRHLKQYAVDEHQQTITVGAGYSLPKLAWQVAKKGWEGLEWAVGIPGSVGGAVVMNAGAHKGCVADVLQDALVAYPDGTIKKLSGQELEYSYRTSRLQQESALVLSATLKLSPTSTRDKVMEITGNNFKHRKQTQPYDKPSCGSVFRNPQPQAAGWLIEQIGLKGYQIGGAQVAHRHANFILNAGNATAKDIYSLIHHVQEQVQNNWSILLHPEVRMLGEF; the protein is encoded by the coding sequence ATGGCGATCGCACCTAACACTCCCATAACTGATTCCCTCACCAATCCCATCTCTCTCCCCTATACAGACTGTGTCATTCATCAAAAAGTTCACCTAGCACCTTATACATCTTATCGAGTGGGGGGCAAAGCCCAATGGTATGCCGAACCCAAGGCATGGGATGACATTCAAGAAATTTTTAGTTGGATTAATAAACAACAAATCCCCTTTACTTGTCTAGGAAAAGGCTCCAATCTTCTCATTTGTGATCAAGGCATCAAGGGATTAGTTTTAAATACCCGTCACCTCAAACAATATGCCGTTGACGAACATCAACAAACCATTACCGTCGGCGCAGGTTATTCCCTACCCAAACTCGCTTGGCAAGTGGCAAAAAAAGGTTGGGAAGGACTAGAATGGGCCGTGGGTATCCCCGGTAGCGTGGGGGGTGCTGTGGTCATGAATGCAGGGGCTCACAAGGGCTGTGTAGCGGATGTTTTACAAGATGCTCTGGTGGCTTATCCTGATGGTACCATCAAAAAACTTTCTGGTCAGGAGTTAGAGTATTCTTATCGCACCTCAAGGTTGCAACAAGAATCAGCCTTGGTGTTGAGTGCCACCCTAAAATTAAGCCCCACTTCTACCCGAGATAAGGTGATGGAGATTACTGGTAATAATTTCAAACACCGTAAACAAACTCAACCCTATGACAAGCCCAGTTGTGGTAGTGTGTTTCGTAACCCCCAACCCCAAGCCGCAGGATGGTTGATTGAACAAATTGGCTTAAAAGGTTATCAAATTGGTGGGGCGCAAGTAGCCCATCGTCATGCTAATTTTATTCTCAATGCGGGGAATGCCACGGCGAAGGACATTTATAGTTTAATTCATCACGTCCAAGAGCAAGTACAAAATAATTGGTCTATTTTGCTTCACCCAGAGGTGAGAATGTTGGGGGAGTTTTAG
- a CDS encoding UDP-N-acetylmuramate--L-alanine ligase (PFAM: Mur ligase family, glutamate ligase domain; Mur ligase family, catalytic domain; Mur ligase middle domain~TIGRFAM: UDP-N-acetylmuramate--alanine ligase~COGs: COG0773 UDP-N-acetylmuramate-alanine ligase~InterPro IPR005758:IPR000713:IPR013221:IPR004101~KEGG: mar:MAE_25040 UDP-N-acetylmuramate--L-alanine ligase~PFAM: cytoplasmic peptidoglycan synthetase domain protein; Mur ligase middle domain protein~SPTR: UDP-N-acetylmuramate--L-alanine ligase;~TIGRFAM: UDP-N-acetylmuramate/alanine ligase~manually curated) — protein MKVNIIDLNGKPFHFIGIGGIGMSALAHVLAKRGVPISGSDLKSTHITNRLESMGATIFSSQEANNLQELSDSQGLDYVQNLQVICSTAINEKNSEYQAVVNKGYRIFHRSDLLAALIKDYQSIAVAGTHGKTTTSSMIGYMLLECKLDPTVIVGGEVSAWGGNARLGDSDLLVAEADESDGSLVKHCPTMGIITNIELDHPDHYNDLNQLVSIFQQFSSQSNLTIACVDCPVVKENIEADITYSLNQQSGANYIATNIVHTPHGSKAQVWENGELLGTVSLLLSGNHNVSNALSAIAVGRKLGLDFATIAEALSTFDGAKRRFEYKGNFQGATLIDDYAHHPSEILCTLEAARTRLPQYNASRVVAIFQPHRYSRTKTFLKEFAQCFTSADVVILTDIYSAGEENNTGVDGEIVAQTLRKYHDQVFYHPELSSLKDFLCDFLESEDLTLFLGAGNLNQVIPQLLAIEKESLLVA, from the coding sequence GTGAAAGTGAATATCATAGATCTAAACGGCAAACCATTTCATTTTATCGGCATTGGCGGTATAGGTATGTCTGCCCTAGCCCATGTTTTGGCAAAAAGAGGGGTGCCGATTTCAGGTTCTGATCTCAAATCTACTCACATTACCAATCGTTTAGAATCTATGGGGGCGACTATTTTTTCTTCTCAAGAAGCTAATAATTTACAAGAGTTATCGGATTCTCAGGGATTGGACTATGTGCAAAATCTTCAGGTAATTTGTTCTACGGCGATTAATGAAAAAAATTCAGAATATCAGGCAGTAGTCAATAAGGGTTATCGTATTTTCCATCGCTCGGATTTGTTGGCAGCACTAATTAAAGATTATCAAAGTATTGCGGTGGCAGGAACCCACGGAAAAACTACCACCAGTAGTATGATTGGCTATATGTTACTGGAATGTAAGTTAGATCCTACCGTGATTGTTGGCGGTGAGGTGAGCGCTTGGGGTGGTAATGCTAGGTTGGGGGATAGTGATTTGTTGGTGGCCGAGGCGGATGAGTCTGATGGTTCTTTGGTCAAACATTGTCCTACCATGGGTATTATTACTAATATTGAATTGGATCATCCTGATCACTATAATGATCTTAATCAGTTGGTGAGTATTTTCCAACAATTTAGCTCTCAATCGAATCTTACCATTGCCTGTGTGGATTGTCCTGTGGTTAAGGAAAACATTGAGGCGGATATTACCTATAGTTTAAATCAGCAGTCAGGGGCGAACTACATTGCCACTAATATTGTCCATACCCCCCACGGCTCAAAGGCTCAGGTATGGGAAAATGGGGAGTTATTAGGTACTGTTTCCCTTTTATTATCTGGTAATCATAATGTCAGTAATGCCCTAAGTGCGATCGCCGTTGGACGTAAATTGGGATTAGATTTTGCTACCATTGCCGAAGCCCTAAGCACCTTTGATGGCGCTAAAAGACGCTTTGAATATAAAGGTAACTTTCAAGGTGCCACCCTTATCGATGACTATGCCCACCATCCTAGTGAAATCCTTTGTACCCTAGAGGCTGCCCGTACTCGATTACCGCAATATAATGCCAGTCGGGTAGTGGCAATCTTTCAGCCTCACCGTTACAGTCGCACCAAGACGTTTTTAAAGGAATTCGCCCAGTGTTTTACATCGGCAGATGTGGTTATTTTGACGGACATTTATAGTGCAGGGGAAGAAAATAACACGGGTGTTGATGGGGAAATAGTGGCACAAACCCTGAGAAAATACCATGACCAAGTGTTTTATCATCCCGAATTGTCCTCCCTCAAAGACTTTCTTTGTGATTTCCTCGAGTCGGAAGATTTAACCCTCTTTTTGGGGGCAGGAAATCTTAATCAGGTAATTCCTCAACTATTGGCAATCGAAAAAGAATCCTTATTAGTTGCTTAA